Proteins encoded by one window of Tunturibacter psychrotolerans:
- a CDS encoding alpha/beta fold hydrolase has product MLLHGWPYDIHNFVDVAPLLASAGYHVIVPYLRGYGTTKFLSADPMRNGQQSAVALDIIALMDALKVQKATVAGFDWGARTADIMAVLWPERCKAIISVSGI; this is encoded by the coding sequence ATTCTTCTCCACGGCTGGCCCTACGACATTCACAACTTCGTTGATGTCGCCCCTTTGCTGGCATCGGCTGGCTATCACGTAATCGTCCCGTATCTGCGCGGCTATGGCACGACGAAGTTTCTTTCCGCCGATCCCATGCGCAACGGTCAGCAATCCGCAGTCGCTCTCGACATCATCGCTTTAATGGACGCGCTCAAGGTCCAGAAGGCAACCGTCGCCGGCTTCGATTGGGGAGCGCGCACTGCAGACATCATGGCGGTCCTCTGGCCCGAACGCTGCAAAGCGATCATCTCCGTCAGCGGTATCTGA
- a CDS encoding MFS transporter, which yields MSYLAGGSLGGLESWEEEFSQRLSQSLIQLSQRHRLIILFSVGLVTAIEISNRLSINVLLPDLQGNVAGTSDEVSWVVILYNLGFLCSMAISYWMTRVLGSRRHLLLSIALYATGAIGCFSSPHSLKLLLISRVVMGFGGGAFLVRTVILIRLMFPGKAGIFAVSCLYIELCAFEAVYPVAMGWISDTLRWNYAFLLDFPFLAIGTFLIWKYLPWGHLSLRSEKSYFDAWGGGLLIAALGSMQIALSRGERDLWFQSPFIVCFLVIAVVCFAGFLWWDWRPENPAPVLHLRTIWRQASLRTYILIVAIVGAMLGAGLYVLPQYLRFVQDYSAAQTGGFISTYTIGLGIGLLMTVRYGLPRLGGVKVVAVGASMMTAACTNFIYIWTPTTPTWLLVLSIFALGLSMGPLVSGASNIATSQAASFDLNDVSTSYFFIRQLGNTFGVTAATVMFDRRQTLHSARLVDVANRLDPTLQSTLAQYSSLIERDGGAASNPALGAIQIFQSNVITQSRLLSYIDIYFGLAVLGVVVLILLLVAHPKNAAAPARPHFHLW from the coding sequence ATGAGCTATCTTGCTGGCGGCAGTCTCGGGGGCCTCGAATCATGGGAAGAGGAATTCAGCCAACGGCTCAGCCAATCACTCATCCAACTGTCTCAGAGACACCGACTGATCATTCTGTTCAGTGTCGGCCTCGTGACCGCAATCGAAATCTCGAACCGACTCTCCATCAATGTTCTACTTCCGGACTTGCAGGGCAATGTCGCAGGCACTTCGGACGAAGTCAGTTGGGTAGTCATTCTCTACAATCTCGGCTTTTTGTGTTCCATGGCTATCAGTTATTGGATGACGCGCGTTCTCGGCTCACGCCGCCACCTGCTCCTCAGCATTGCGTTGTATGCTACTGGGGCTATCGGATGTTTTTCGAGCCCGCATAGCCTCAAGCTCTTGCTTATCTCGCGAGTCGTCATGGGCTTTGGCGGTGGGGCGTTTCTGGTTCGCACCGTTATCCTTATCCGTCTGATGTTCCCCGGCAAGGCCGGCATCTTCGCCGTATCTTGTCTTTACATAGAGCTTTGTGCTTTCGAAGCGGTCTACCCCGTCGCCATGGGTTGGATCTCCGATACGTTGCGTTGGAACTACGCCTTCCTGTTGGATTTTCCCTTCCTCGCTATTGGCACATTTCTGATCTGGAAATACTTGCCTTGGGGACATCTTTCCTTGCGAAGCGAAAAGTCTTACTTCGACGCTTGGGGCGGTGGCCTGCTGATTGCGGCGCTCGGGTCCATGCAGATTGCGCTCAGTAGAGGAGAGCGTGACCTATGGTTTCAATCGCCTTTCATCGTGTGTTTCCTGGTCATAGCAGTCGTTTGCTTCGCGGGTTTTCTTTGGTGGGACTGGAGACCTGAAAATCCCGCACCTGTTTTGCACCTGCGCACCATTTGGCGGCAGGCTTCACTACGAACCTACATATTGATCGTGGCTATCGTCGGCGCGATGTTGGGCGCCGGGCTTTACGTTCTGCCTCAATATCTGCGTTTCGTGCAAGACTACAGCGCAGCTCAGACAGGCGGCTTCATCTCGACCTACACAATCGGGTTGGGAATCGGTTTGCTGATGACAGTGCGTTACGGACTGCCGCGGCTTGGCGGAGTCAAAGTGGTCGCCGTCGGCGCGTCGATGATGACCGCTGCCTGCACCAACTTCATCTACATCTGGACGCCAACCACGCCAACCTGGCTTCTCGTGCTATCAATCTTCGCGCTCGGATTGTCGATGGGTCCGCTAGTCTCGGGTGCTTCCAACATTGCCACAAGCCAGGCAGCATCCTTCGACTTGAACGACGTCTCCACAAGTTACTTTTTTATTCGGCAGTTGGGAAACACATTTGGCGTCACCGCTGCAACAGTCATGTTTGACCGTCGCCAGACATTGCACTCTGCACGTCTTGTCGACGTGGCCAACCGTCTCGACCCAACGCTGCAGTCAACCCTAGCGCAATACTCGAGTCTGATCGAGCGCGATGGCGGGGCAGCCAGCAACCCGGCGCTCGGTGCCATCCAAATCTTTCAGTCGAACGTGATCACTCAGAGCCGGTTGCTCTCCTACATCGACATATACTTCGGTCTCGCCGTTCTCGGTGTGGTCGTGCTGATCTTGCTGCTCGTCGCACACCCAAAGAATGCAGCCGCCCCAGCACGCCCTCACTTCCACTTGTGGTGA
- a CDS encoding HlyD family secretion protein: MSSTPTPSAPPPESPPAPTPETTPSFLTTAGKAIRELPRLGKLALIALLLILLVGWYIWMGQVTTEDAQVDAHITAVASQVSGYVVALPINDNVDVKTGDVLVQIDPREYKAEADQAKAAYDLAEAEAMAAKLQIGLTRGTTTHSTGGAVAQSESDTADYAMAQTQLERAATANLLQAKAEVAAKKATNERAQADLERYKPLVATNDVSKFQFDAVDAAARVAKSDLAAAEQQVVAAEQNVEIAKATLSSSKAKVARSQSLLLESKAREQQIPITESTYKSALAGVERAKAVWDQALLNLGYTTIIAPIAGQVTQLTVHLGQYVLPGNLLFTLVPLDKVYITANFKETQMAHVHPGQRAKIHVDTYNRDFEGIVDSIAGAAGSRQALLPPQNATGNFIKVVQRLPVKILVNQSQDSRFVLRPGMNVEATIYTR; this comes from the coding sequence ATGAGCTCGACACCTACACCATCCGCTCCGCCGCCAGAATCTCCACCGGCACCGACGCCAGAAACGACGCCTTCCTTTCTGACGACGGCCGGCAAAGCGATTCGCGAGCTTCCTCGCCTGGGAAAACTCGCCCTGATCGCGCTCCTGCTTATCCTGCTTGTCGGCTGGTATATCTGGATGGGACAAGTCACCACGGAGGACGCGCAGGTCGACGCCCACATCACGGCTGTCGCATCCCAGGTCTCTGGTTACGTCGTCGCGCTGCCGATCAACGACAACGTAGACGTCAAAACAGGAGATGTACTGGTACAGATCGATCCCCGCGAATACAAAGCGGAGGCCGATCAGGCAAAAGCCGCCTACGATCTTGCCGAAGCCGAAGCGATGGCGGCCAAACTTCAGATCGGCCTGACGCGTGGCACCACAACACATAGCACCGGCGGTGCCGTGGCACAGAGCGAATCGGATACCGCCGACTATGCGATGGCGCAAACCCAACTGGAACGTGCTGCTACCGCAAACCTGCTTCAGGCGAAGGCAGAAGTCGCCGCCAAAAAGGCAACCAACGAGCGAGCTCAGGCCGACCTCGAACGCTACAAGCCACTCGTCGCAACCAACGACGTCTCCAAGTTTCAATTCGATGCCGTCGACGCAGCAGCACGCGTCGCGAAAAGCGACCTTGCAGCCGCCGAACAGCAAGTCGTCGCAGCGGAGCAGAATGTAGAGATCGCGAAGGCCACCTTGAGCTCGTCAAAAGCAAAGGTAGCGCGCTCGCAATCTCTCCTGCTGGAATCGAAAGCCCGCGAGCAACAAATCCCGATCACCGAATCGACATACAAATCTGCACTTGCAGGCGTCGAACGCGCCAAAGCCGTGTGGGACCAGGCTCTCCTCAATCTTGGTTACACCACCATCATCGCGCCGATCGCGGGCCAGGTAACCCAGCTGACCGTTCACCTCGGACAATACGTTTTGCCAGGAAATCTGCTTTTCACGTTGGTGCCGCTCGATAAGGTGTACATCACTGCAAACTTCAAAGAAACACAGATGGCTCACGTACATCCCGGTCAACGTGCGAAGATTCACGTCGACACCTACAACCGCGACTTCGAGGGCATCGTAGATTCCATTGCAGGTGCCGCCGGCTCCCGGCAGGCGCTGCTGCCTCCGCAGAATGCCACCGGCAACTTCATCAAAGTAGTGCAACGCCTTCCAGTAAAAATTCTCGTGAACCAAAGCCAGGACTCGCGCTTTGTCCTGCGACCGGGAATGAACGTCGAAGCTACCATCTACACTCGCTGA
- a CDS encoding glycoside hydrolase family 2 protein has product MLFVAGSMGLGSVAWAADSSIADPVTLAASWQLQDAAKVTQTGDAVSSTSFRPQGWYSAIVPGTVLTSLVNAGVYPEPLYGENNRPDKIPESLARTPYWYRTVFEVPKAYAGKHVWLNLEGINFSAQVWVNGRQVGAMKGAFRRGIFEISPDVKAGKEAVLAVLVSPQPHPGDPHEHTIRDGVGKNGGITAIDGPTFLSTIGWDWIPAIRDRDTGIWQKVFISASGPVVIKDPLVTTDLPLPKVDSADISLQARVENVTDTPQKGVLKGSFGDVNFAQNVEVAPHSSQVVTVDPKSTPAMHVEHPKLWWPNGYGPQNLYKLHLSFEMDGKASDSKDVSFGVRKFTYAVPDSENLTISVNGVRVFIRGGNWGLDEAMKRNPRERLEAQIRMHQIANMNLIRNWVGQSTSEDFYELCDKYGILVWDEFFQPNPSDGPDPDDFDTYMANVRDKILRFRNHASIVLWCARNEGYPPKKIDDALRVLMTELEPTRLYQANSADGRGVNSHGPYHWRTPREFYVYDEAFKTEIGSVSVPTLESIHGMMPEKDWETINDDWAEHDFAKGAADGDKYPAMIADRYGKVANLADFVRKSQLANYEAFRAMYEGRNAKLFHPTTGVITWMSNPAQPSFVWQLYHHDLEPNSALFAVKKAAEPIHIQLNEATGEVQVINNLNTSLENAHAHLAIYNLDGSLQYEHDFDVSAGASVATTLGSVAWPANLSPVHFVKLQLKDATGKVISENFYWRGLPDHQDDLELLDSLSTITLDAKVSRSDTDGKSVISVTLHNPGKEVALMTHLQLRRKRSGERVLPVYYSDNYISLLPNETKTITMEAATSDLKGEDALVVVDGWNVGVVAGTSAGAGIEANVEALVEHWPVTGLPMISAK; this is encoded by the coding sequence GATCCGGTAACACTCGCGGCTAGTTGGCAGCTGCAGGATGCGGCGAAGGTGACGCAGACTGGGGACGCGGTCAGTTCTACAAGCTTCAGGCCGCAGGGTTGGTACTCGGCGATCGTGCCGGGAACGGTGCTGACAAGCCTGGTGAATGCTGGTGTTTACCCAGAGCCTCTGTATGGTGAGAATAATCGTCCCGACAAGATTCCCGAGAGTCTAGCTCGTACTCCGTACTGGTATCGCACGGTCTTTGAAGTGCCAAAGGCGTACGCTGGCAAGCATGTTTGGCTGAATCTCGAAGGGATCAATTTTTCCGCTCAGGTGTGGGTGAACGGAAGGCAGGTTGGGGCGATGAAAGGCGCGTTTCGGCGCGGGATCTTCGAAATTTCTCCAGACGTGAAAGCGGGGAAGGAGGCGGTGCTTGCGGTGCTGGTGTCGCCGCAACCTCATCCTGGCGATCCGCATGAACATACGATTCGCGACGGCGTAGGCAAGAATGGCGGCATTACAGCGATCGATGGACCGACGTTTCTTTCGACGATTGGCTGGGATTGGATTCCTGCGATTCGCGATCGGGATACGGGGATTTGGCAGAAGGTTTTTATTTCGGCGAGTGGGCCGGTCGTGATTAAAGATCCGCTGGTAACGACTGATCTTCCACTGCCGAAGGTGGACTCGGCGGATATATCGTTGCAGGCGAGGGTGGAGAATGTGACGGACACGCCGCAGAAGGGCGTGTTGAAGGGAAGCTTCGGCGATGTAAATTTTGCGCAGAACGTCGAGGTGGCGCCGCATAGTTCGCAGGTGGTTACCGTGGACCCGAAGAGTACGCCGGCGATGCATGTGGAGCATCCGAAGCTTTGGTGGCCGAATGGCTATGGGCCACAGAATCTTTACAAGCTGCACCTGAGCTTCGAGATGGATGGGAAGGCTTCGGATAGCAAGGATGTGAGCTTTGGAGTTCGCAAGTTTACGTATGCGGTGCCTGACTCGGAAAATTTGACGATCTCGGTGAATGGCGTTCGTGTGTTTATTCGCGGAGGCAATTGGGGCTTGGATGAGGCGATGAAGCGCAATCCGCGGGAGCGGCTGGAGGCGCAGATTCGGATGCACCAGATTGCGAATATGAACTTGATTCGCAACTGGGTGGGGCAAAGCACAAGCGAAGATTTCTATGAGCTGTGTGATAAGTACGGGATCCTGGTGTGGGATGAGTTTTTTCAACCAAATCCTTCGGATGGACCTGACCCCGACGACTTCGACACGTACATGGCGAATGTGCGGGATAAAATTCTGCGGTTTCGGAACCATGCTTCGATCGTGTTGTGGTGTGCGCGGAATGAAGGATATCCGCCGAAGAAGATCGACGATGCGCTGCGGGTTTTGATGACAGAGTTGGAACCGACTCGGTTGTACCAGGCGAACTCGGCTGATGGTCGCGGGGTCAATTCGCATGGCCCTTATCACTGGCGAACACCTCGGGAGTTTTATGTCTACGATGAAGCTTTCAAGACTGAGATTGGAAGCGTGTCGGTGCCGACGCTTGAGTCAATTCACGGCATGATGCCGGAGAAAGACTGGGAGACGATCAATGACGACTGGGCGGAGCATGACTTCGCCAAGGGCGCAGCGGATGGAGATAAATATCCGGCGATGATCGCGGATCGATACGGCAAGGTGGCGAATCTCGCGGATTTTGTGCGGAAGTCGCAGCTTGCGAACTATGAGGCGTTTCGGGCGATGTATGAAGGACGCAATGCGAAGCTGTTTCATCCAACGACCGGCGTGATTACGTGGATGAGCAATCCTGCGCAGCCGAGCTTTGTGTGGCAGCTTTATCATCATGATCTTGAACCGAATTCCGCGTTGTTCGCAGTGAAGAAAGCCGCGGAGCCGATTCATATTCAGTTGAATGAAGCGACTGGCGAGGTTCAGGTGATCAATAATCTGAACACGTCATTGGAGAATGCCCACGCTCATCTTGCGATTTACAACCTGGATGGTTCGTTGCAGTATGAGCACGACTTTGATGTGTCTGCTGGCGCGAGCGTGGCGACAACGCTTGGATCGGTGGCTTGGCCTGCAAATCTTTCACCAGTTCACTTTGTGAAACTGCAGTTGAAGGACGCGACGGGGAAGGTGATTTCGGAGAACTTTTACTGGCGTGGGCTGCCGGATCATCAGGATGATCTAGAGCTGCTGGACAGCCTGTCGACGATCACGCTTGATGCGAAGGTGAGCCGAAGCGACACTGACGGAAAAAGCGTGATCTCGGTGACGCTGCATAATCCCGGCAAGGAGGTTGCGCTGATGACGCATCTGCAGTTGCGCCGGAAGCGCTCGGGTGAGCGCGTGCTGCCGGTATATTACAGCGATAACTACATTTCGCTGCTGCCGAATGAGACGAAGACGATCACGATGGAAGCGGCGACTTCGGACCTAAAAGGAGAAGATGCGTTGGTGGTGGTGGATGGATGGAACGTTGGAGTGGTGGCTGGGACGTCGGCAGGGGCCGGGATTGAAGCTAATGTTGAAGCACTCGTGGAGCACTGGCCTGTGACGGGGCTGCCGATGATTTCGGCAAAGTGA
- a CDS encoding TolC family protein — translation MSTRANIAGPSRTVAVVLCLLLFAAVLCKDGLGQSAPVSPPQPISLTLKDAVKLALKQNPQVVALRLLSLESDRERQISRSPLLPQANLTGLGVVRQYNLASVVRTATRSTGGPFQFIQAGPAFSQSLFNLPLFRNYQISSEGVREAHAQENITREDVTASVVTQYILVLRAFATYDAAKVRVALAERLYEQASSLQKTGIGLNIDTTRAQVELQNERQNLIDAETATHTTNYVLAELLDLPRDQEPVVTDKLQFFDLPQFEETAAINTAFVSRPEMQVQASQERITNLERKSALDERAPQIDFTGIWVYQGSRFDNGIPAYRYQIAFNMPLFTGGRIHAEVARADLEQKRIAQNRQLLEARIVREVKSAIVELDAARKNVDVANLGLQLANDEVAQAQRRFSAGVTTNIEVVTAQDALARANSNQIDALYRFNQSRVNLAQAMGEVQNTYAK, via the coding sequence ATGAGCACTCGGGCGAACATCGCCGGTCCATCGCGCACTGTGGCGGTCGTCCTCTGCCTTCTGTTGTTCGCTGCTGTTTTATGTAAAGACGGACTCGGCCAATCCGCTCCCGTTTCGCCCCCTCAACCCATTTCTCTCACACTGAAGGACGCCGTGAAGCTGGCGTTGAAGCAGAACCCGCAGGTTGTGGCCTTGCGGCTGCTCTCTCTGGAAAGCGACCGCGAACGCCAGATCTCGCGCTCACCGTTACTGCCGCAGGCCAATCTCACAGGCCTCGGAGTGGTCAGGCAGTACAACTTGGCCTCGGTCGTGCGTACGGCCACGCGCAGCACGGGCGGCCCCTTTCAATTTATCCAGGCCGGCCCCGCCTTTTCGCAGTCGCTTTTTAATCTTCCCTTATTTCGCAATTACCAGATCTCCAGCGAAGGCGTTCGCGAAGCACACGCGCAAGAGAACATAACTCGAGAAGACGTTACCGCCTCAGTCGTAACTCAATACATCCTGGTACTCCGTGCCTTTGCGACTTATGACGCCGCAAAGGTCCGCGTCGCTCTCGCCGAGCGTCTTTACGAGCAAGCGTCAAGTTTGCAGAAGACGGGAATCGGCCTGAACATCGACACTACTCGCGCTCAGGTCGAGTTGCAGAACGAACGGCAGAACCTAATCGACGCGGAGACTGCGACTCACACCACGAACTACGTTTTGGCCGAACTGCTCGATCTTCCGCGCGATCAGGAACCGGTAGTCACAGATAAACTGCAGTTCTTCGATCTGCCCCAGTTTGAAGAAACAGCAGCCATCAACACAGCATTCGTGAGTCGTCCCGAGATGCAAGTGCAAGCGTCGCAAGAGCGCATCACCAATCTGGAACGGAAATCTGCGTTGGATGAGCGCGCCCCACAGATCGATTTCACTGGAATTTGGGTTTACCAGGGTTCGCGCTTCGACAACGGCATTCCCGCGTACAGATATCAGATCGCCTTCAACATGCCACTCTTCACCGGCGGCCGCATCCATGCCGAAGTTGCCCGCGCAGACCTGGAGCAAAAGCGTATCGCGCAGAACCGCCAACTACTCGAAGCGCGCATCGTTCGCGAAGTGAAGTCGGCGATCGTCGAACTCGACGCCGCGCGCAAAAACGTCGACGTCGCGAACCTGGGACTTCAACTAGCGAACGACGAAGTCGCGCAGGCCCAACGACGCTTCTCTGCCGGAGTTACCACCAATATCGAAGTTGTCACCGCGCAGGACGCACTAGCACGCGCAAACTCAAACCAAATCGACGCGCTCTATCGTTTCAACCAGTCCAGAGTCAATCTGGCCCAGGCAATGGGCGAGGTACAGAATACATATGCCAAGTAA
- a CDS encoding CDP-alcohol phosphatidyltransferase family protein, translated as MPFLSQFRAAPNLLTLMRLFIIPFLLIEILDGHYGIAFALFMLAGISDALDGLLARWLSQKTTLGQYLDPIADKLLLSSLFVVLTHVGLIPLYVTVLVFSRDVGILLISTLLFVTGTLRDFRPSVFGKLNTFVQIVALIAVLCQKLFLSTELATFRDILVRSIAVLAPLSAAQYAWIVLRRMSSPPEQTV; from the coding sequence GTGCCCTTCCTAAGCCAATTTCGCGCCGCACCGAACCTGCTTACGCTGATGCGGCTCTTTATTATCCCCTTCCTTTTGATCGAGATTCTGGATGGGCATTATGGCATCGCGTTCGCGTTGTTTATGCTTGCCGGAATCAGTGATGCGCTGGATGGATTGTTGGCGCGATGGTTGAGTCAGAAGACGACTCTGGGGCAATATCTCGACCCTATTGCGGACAAACTCTTGTTGAGTTCGTTATTTGTCGTGTTGACGCATGTAGGGTTGATTCCGCTGTACGTGACGGTTCTGGTCTTCAGCAGAGATGTGGGGATTCTCCTGATTTCGACACTTCTGTTTGTGACCGGGACTCTGCGCGACTTCAGGCCGAGTGTATTCGGGAAGCTGAACACATTTGTACAGATCGTCGCTCTGATTGCGGTACTTTGTCAGAAGCTGTTTTTGTCGACGGAGCTGGCGACGTTTCGAGATATTCTAGTGCGCTCGATTGCCGTATTGGCACCGCTTTCCGCGGCGCAGTATGCTTGGATTGTGCTTCGCAGGATGAGTTCACCGCCGGAACAGACGGTCTAG